The genomic segment TTCATCAAAATTACAGCCAAAGGAGACTTATTAGAATATCGCGATCGCTCCTCTCCCCGTCATGAAATTAGTGGCAAAATCTACACCTCAACCGACTATCCAGCAACTCACAGTATCTTTCCACATAATGAAGGAACTTATTGGCAAACCTTCCCGCTCAAAATCTATTTTTGTTGCTTGCAAACTGCTGAAACTGGAGGCGAAACACCCATCGTCGATACGCGAAAAGTTTTGGCAAAAATTCATCCCAAGATTAGAGAAAAGTTTCAAGAAAAAGGCGTGTTATACGTCCGCAACTATAACGATGGATTTGGTTTAAATTGGCAAACAGTATTTCAAACAGATCGACCAGAAATAGTCGAAGAATATTGCTACAAAAATCAGATTCGATGGGAATGGAAAGACAACAATCGCCTCAGAACGTATCAAGTTAGACCTGCGATCGCCAAACATCCCGCTACCCATGAAAGTATTTGGTTCAATCATGCAGCATTTTTCCATATAACTACTCTCGAACCAGATATTAGATCGGCTTTATTAGCAGAATTTTCTGAAGAAGAGTTACCCCACAATACCTATTATGGTGATGGTTCTCCTATAGAAGATTTTGTATTAGATGAAATTCGCGAAGTTTACCAGCAAGAGACTGTTATATTTCCCTGGAAAAATGGAGACATTTTACTTTTAGATAATATGTCGGTTGCTCACAGCAGAAAACCTTTTTCGGGAGCCAGAAAAGTATTAGTTGGTATGGCAGAACCATTCAGTATTGCTAGTAAAAACTTTTAAAAAAGAGGAATCATATATGTTAGATACCCCAACTAAAGAATCTAATTTAACTATAGAAGGATACGATCTGTCGCCGCAACAAAAACATCTATGGCAATTGCAGCAATCGTCTTCCACAATCCAGCCATATCGAGTTCAATGCGCTGTAGAAATTAAAGGCAATCTCGATTCAATTCTACTCAAAAAAACTGTAGAAAAAGTAGTTGCAAAACATGAAATTTTACGAACTAGCTTTCAATTAGTACCTGGCTTGACATTCCCTTTACAGGTTATTGGAGAATCAAAGATTAGATGGATTGACAGAGATATAAATTTAAACTTAGAGCAAACATACGATTGCTTCAGAGAATTTCCTTTCGATTTACCATCTGGCGAAGTTCTACATTGCTGTCTATT from the Merismopedia glauca CCAP 1448/3 genome contains:
- a CDS encoding TauD/TfdA family dioxygenase — translated: MNLPKICLTPRRSLKISTQELVNIGSRNLPDSIPLLIEPNIENVDLLEWSETHLNEIENALLKHRALLFRGFNIKCAEQFDRFIKITAKGDLLEYRDRSSPRHEISGKIYTSTDYPATHSIFPHNEGTYWQTFPLKIYFCCLQTAETGGETPIVDTRKVLAKIHPKIREKFQEKGVLYVRNYNDGFGLNWQTVFQTDRPEIVEEYCYKNQIRWEWKDNNRLRTYQVRPAIAKHPATHESIWFNHAAFFHITTLEPDIRSALLAEFSEEELPHNTYYGDGSPIEDFVLDEIREVYQQETVIFPWKNGDILLLDNMSVAHSRKPFSGARKVLVGMAEPFSIASKNF